From the Lysinibacillus fusiformis genome, the window CTAGAATAACATATAAAACATTGGTAAATCAACGTTTCTCTACTTATCCGAAAGTAACGTTTATGCATTATTTTATACACAACGTTCAAAGCAGTATCTACACATGGTTACGTTATGTAACTGTAACAGTCCGATTGATTACAAATGCATAAAAGACAACGTTCATTCACATTGTTTTGACCCCCGATTTTAGAACGCTTCGTCCGCCCGAACCCTCTGCCTGATGTATTCGGATATGTACGCAATCATATCGCTATGACCACCGATTTAATACCGAATATCCGCACTAGTCCGATACTTACACACAATAAAAGACCGAGCATACAAGCGATCTATTGCGCTCATACACTCGGTCATGGTCTTTCTATTCGTTTATATCTTCTTCCTCTACCTTAGCGATAATACGAGCGATGTCATCATCTGTAACTCGCGCTTGTATCATCGGTTGTTGACTGCTAACTTCAAGCTTCGACGACTTACTATAAACGCCAGCCATTTCGAGTAACATTTCGATAGCTCTGATTGACGGCGTTCCCGTAATACTGCCGTCTGCTAACTGTTGCAAACGTGTGATTGCCATTGGAATAGCAGAGCCGGCGCTCATCTGTACACTATCCCTTACATAGCGTTGAAATTCCGGCATAGCTCGATAGCGAATAAGCGTATCCTCGTCTATTCCCAATTCAGCGGCGATTTGCTTATAAGGCTTGCGCTTGCTGCCTCGTTTCTTAAATGTCATATCGTTAATCATAACTGCTTGTGCTGCTTTGATTTGATGTGGCTTTAAGTCGTAGTTTTCAGCGTCCGGTAAAGTCGGTTGCATGAAAGCCTCACTCTCCAACACCTCTGCAGGCTCATATTGTTCCTCGATTACTTTGATTTCGTTTGCCATATCGTTATTTCCTCCCGTTTCTTATTAAAATCCTCGTCCAATCATGCGGCCAGTACGGTCGCGAGTTGTTGTCGGAGTTATCGGACCATACATCCAGTCTGGTTTCGGTATAATCCTAGCTTCTCTTTTTTTAGCGCTTGAAAACGCCATTTCTATTGCATCAAGTAAATCCACTGTAACTGCGTTTGGATAGTCTTGTAATTCTCGATACACTTCTTTATGATCGCGATTAAGAATCAAGGAATGGTTGGCAAGTGGCACTTCTAGCGATTCAATACGACTTGCCTTCGACTTAGTACCATGCGTTTTAATCGTACTCAAACGTGTATGATAAATTGAGTTATGACGCATCGAATCGGCTAATTGTTCAGCGTAAGCTCTATATGCTCCAATCCCTTCAACCACGCATTTATCCGGTTTATATTCGACCATTCGCGGCAAGATTTCCATGATAAACACGGACGGTACTTGTCGACTTGCATAGACATCGATTACGAATA encodes:
- a CDS encoding phBC6A51 family helix-turn-helix protein, with translation MANEIKVIEEQYEPAEVLESEAFMQPTLPDAENYDLKPHQIKAAQAVMINDMTFKKRGSKRKPYKQIAAELGIDEDTLIRYRAMPEFQRYVRDSVQMSAGSAIPMAITRLQQLADGSITGTPSIRAIEMLLEMAGVYSKSSKLEVSSQQPMIQARVTDDDIARIIAKVEEEDINE